Sequence from the Trachemys scripta elegans isolate TJP31775 chromosome 5, CAS_Tse_1.0, whole genome shotgun sequence genome:
GCCAGCCATCGTATCTAGCAGGCCCAATGGACTTGTCACCTGCAAGAATTCTCCTTTGGGAATCTGTGGACAGTGAGAATATGCAGCAACACAGAAGCCAAAATGGGATGGTGGTGACTTGGCCAGACTTTTCTTCCACACACCAAGGAGAGCCTTGAACAGTGTTGACAGCCCTTTATGCTGACATTATTGATACAAGTGAAGATCAAACTATAATTGTATCCTTCTCTTGcaaaggaggaaagaagaaaTCAAGGCGGACTAAGCACTGCAACTTAATCTGTCCATAAATACTCATTGTACCAGACTCCCTTGCTCTGCTGTCTGAATAGCCTGGCTTTGGCAGAGGATTCAGATTTACCTTTAATAAAAGCAGTTTTATTGTGCATGTGCCACAGAGTGTGCATAGGCTGCTATTTGTATGGAATGGGCTCAGAGCTTGAACTATATCTGGAGCTTTTTCTTTAAGATCCACAGTCTGTTTAGAGTAGGAAACAACAAAATAGTGACAATAGATTTTGTTTTAGAATCTTAATATGGAAAAAACTGTCTTGGTTTTTGCTTTCTTAACAGCAAATTTGAGAAGACAGCttaccatttttcttttctaccctctttttgaaattttctaaTTCCTTTCAATTATACCTCAACTTCTTAATCTTTGCCATGTAACAAAGTTAACATTTCTCAAACTGTAGCTAGTGCATGCGCCTCTTACACAGTAGTGAAGCATTTGTCAAGTAGTGCATTCCAGTGCAGGCTTtaagagtttgttaaagtctttTCTGAGCAGCAAAATAACCTCATACAAGTGCACCCACCACCACAGAATCTGAGTATAGCGAACGTTTAGCAATCTCACAATCTTGGTGAACTTGGTAGGTAGGGAACTAGTATCCCCGTTTTCCAGATGGGTAAAGTGAGACAGAATAAGTGACTCAAAGTTCATAGTACGGTTCCTTGTTCTTCTAAACTTCCTGAATCTTGGTGTCTTAACCACATGACCATCCTTCTACCCTGCACAACAGCTTCATGACTCTGACAAGTGTTTCTTGTGAATAAACTTGTGCTGCTGCAATTGTAAGGGTAGTGCAGACTCAGAAGGACAAAACCCAGGGGCCTAGAGGCAATGagaaataaatatacacatattAAGATCTACAAcaactggggaggtgggggagaagagttTAAGAGGAGGGAACATAGCCacatagatttcagagtagcagccgtgttagtctgtatctacaaaaagaacaggagtacttgtggcaccttagagactaacaaatttattagagcataagcttttgtgggcctcagcccacttcttccgaacatatatgcatctgaagaagtgggctgtagcccacaaaagcttatgctctaataaatttgttagtctctaaggtgccacaagtactcctgttctttttgtagatacagactaacacggctgctactctgaaatctatgtGGCTATGTTCCCTCCTCTTAaactcttctcccccacctccccagttgTTGTAGATCTTaatatgtgtatatttatttctCATTGCCTCTAGGCCCCTGGGTTTTGTCCTTCTGAGTCTGCACTACCCTTACAATTGCAGCAGCACAAGTTTATTCACAAGAAACACTTGTCAGAGTCATGAAGCTGTTGTGCAGGGTAGAAGGATGGTCATGTGGTTAAGACANtaataaatttgttagtctctaaggtgccacaagtactcctgttctttatagcCACATAGGGCATtcaggaatttattttaaaactgcctCCTTAATACCACTTCATGTAACTTAAAATAATTGTCACAAAGAAGGTGTGGGATTGAGGGGAGGATCTCAGTGTTTCACAATATTGCATTCTATGTATACAGATATTTATACAGTGTTTACTGCTaaggtatctgagcaccttacacaaaaaaaaaaattgtgagcaTCGCTGCAACAAAAATTACAGCTTCCTCTGCAGCTTGTACGAAGGAAAATTGGAGAAATAATCAATTCAGTTAACAATGAAGCTTCCTGCTGCTAAGCTTCACTACAACAGTTCAAAATGTCCTTGCACAATGGCGTGTAGTTCATCAATAAGccctcttaaaacaaacaaaaattttaataataaaaaaccctaaaaccTAGATTTTATGCTCATCTTCGATTAAACATCTCAAATGCTGAGCCATTCGGTTAGCGTGCATAGATAATTATATTTAAGccaaaataattttctttgaTTTGAACATATGAACCAGTTTCCAAGTGACTACTCTTCACTGCTTTACTGTGATGCTGACATTGCTTTTATAGTGCTGAATGTTGAGCACAAGTTCATCTCCAAGCTGAACTTGGATCGGTTTGTCAAGAACAACTGCAGCTTGTTTCCAGTGGGAGGAATCACTTGACGTATCCAAATAAATATCTTCATCTAGATGTACATGATACCAAAATGGAATGGCAGTGACGTGGCCAGACTTAGAAACTTGCACCTAAAAATGAAAAGAGGATGTTTAAGGAAGTAGAACTTTAATTTTTCactgattttatttgtattttggtagtgTCTAGATCAAGAAAATCAAATACAGTGATTCAAACTGTTCAAATCTACTTCAAAGTGGCCTGCATTGAAATAGCTTTTGTACTGAATTTTTCAACCATAATAATGAGgaattgaaggaaaaaaaaaaaaaaagtgcgtgCTCAACTTACCTTGACTTCTCTATTGGAGCTGTTCAAATAGGGATTCATGAGATCTAGTCTTAGCAGATCTGCTGGCTTGCTTAAGGGCACACATGGTAATGTGGCGAGATCCAAAAACACACGAACAGGCACCTGAGGAGGAATGTACCAGGCTTTCAGGCTTAACTATTATACAACTGCAACTTTCAATCTATGAATTATTGCACTGTTTCTTAAAGGAACTGAACTGCTACAATAACTATCACTTCTAATCCTTTTTTAAATCTGGTCCTTATGACACAAGTTGCGTAAGGAAACAGTCTCCTACCAAAGCTGTTTTTCTGAACACTGAAGTGTTGGAAGTCATAACTTTTACTGCTCTCCATATCAGATCACAAATCACTTCTGCCCTACCTGAAGCATGCGTCTTGACTGCTATTATAGTAAATTTACATCAGTATCTATGGACAGAATTTAGGTTATAAAATATACTGaaaaaattaattaatacttCCAGCACTGCTTTTTCTTAAATTCCTTATATTGTGATTGTGGCCCTCAGTTGGGCATTTATGGGTTTTGAGAGCTATGCTTGATATTGAAGCATGTCGTTAACTTCTTACCTTGAACTGGTTGATAAAAGGTGCTATATTAAACCCAAGTGTGGGTTCAGTCCCTTGAACTGCACTTTCAAGTACTAAGGACTGCGATTCTACAAGCATCCCATACATCACCACATATTGTGGGAATATCTTTCCTCCAGAGTGAAGCAAACacctataaagagagagagaaatgtttattGCCAAAATGTGTTCTCCTGCTAGTAAGaaactaaaccaggggtgggcaaattttttggcctgagggccacatcagggaatagaaattgtatggcagtcCATGaacgctcacaaaattggggttggggtgcgaggggGAGTGATGGctctggggtgtaggagggtgctctgggctgggaggggtttggaggatgggagggggatcagggctgtggcagagggttggggtgtggggagaggctcaggggtgcaggctctgagcagcgcttaccactgcttccaggagccatttGAGgtatgtcccttctccggctcctaggcatggAGCGACCCGCAACCCTCGGAGTGGGGCCATGCCgtggcttccaggagccacgtggtgcggcccccgaccaggggccctggctggagcactgaagcaggaccaagccaTGTGGTGCAGCCCCCAACCCAGCACGAGCGGGGCCGCGCCGTGTGGTGCAGCCCCCCAACTGGgcaccccagcaggagctcgcgggctggcttaaaatggccaatgggccagatccagcccacaggctgtagtttgcccacccctgaactaaacTGACTGCATTAAGGTCTTGATTCAGGATGGGCActtaagttccactgaagtcagaagtGTTTAAGTGCTTCCCCGAATTGGGGCCTAACAGCTATTCAGATCACTCCCAATCTAAAATACCTTGTCAAATTCTGCACTGTATTATACCAGGATTCATTTTCTTTGAAGGCTGGTTGACATTAGTTTGTCTTTGACTTGGGGAACTCAAAATATGAAATACCCAGTGAAGAGCAGTGACAGGTCAGGTGGAAGAGCACTGGAGACAGGCCATTCTATGATAGTGCCAGCCCTGCCCTTCCAGGCCAGTgccctgccagaagctgggactggatgaccagatcacttgataattggtctgttctattcattctctctgaagcatctggcaccggccactgttggaagtcaGGATACTAGTTAGATGGATCACTGTTCTTATCTGgcacggccattcttatgtagaaTGTAGTTATTTCATTAAGATGGTGTTATAGGCTATTTAGGCTTCAAATACAAGGTCTGCTTTATTTACAACACTGACTCAGACAATACTGAAGGATTGTGAAAAAATGGCAACCGAAGCTGTTAATAAAACTGGAAGCCAGAGGGTGCTGGGAAAGAGATCACTAGGGCACTGTTCAGGAGAGTGGGATCCTGCTTGAGAGTCAATCCCTTGTGCAGAATGAAAATGGCAGGAATTCAGTTAATCCATGATGTGCCCAGGGTAGTGGTAATTAGATAAAATCACCCAGATGTGGGATGCCAGtggtgttttaaatatttaactaaatCATTCTCAATTCACACAAGAACAAAGTTAACAGTATTCTTGTGTTGAATTCAGAGGCTTCTTCAGTTCCCTGACACAGACTGCTGAACTGTCAAGAGCAGCAGCAAGTAGGTATTTAATTCTGCATTGACTTTGTGTTCTCGTTGTTTTCCAGCAGAGGTCTCTTTACAAAGGCACTAGCAGGGACAACAAATGGCAAAAATAGAGACTTACATCTTAGCCATATGTTCACAGTCTCTGACAACTGATGTGAATGTAGATATGACACAATCAGAACCAACTTCCCCAAAAGGGCTGACACAGCAAAATCACACCCCTTTGGCTATTATTATCCTGACCTCACTAAAAGTCTGGATGAATAGATGAAAATGTGATACACATCCCGCACCACCCCAATAAAAACCCTCTAAAACTGAAGATTCATCCTTTCTTTAATATTCCTCCCAGTTTGTTTTTGCCCTTCTTgctattttctattattttgtcttgtattttcttcatttttctcttgctttgtGTTACCTTTTTGTTTGTTAGCTATCCCTTTTTCTCTATCTCTGTTCTAGCTCACGTGTatctgtccctgacagatttcaGTCTGTTCCACAGCAGCTTGAAATCTACAAGATTCTGAGCTTGTTCTATCACTCACATCTCTTAAAATTTCATGCTGCTTCAGCTTTTATCAGGACAATGGTTGTTTAGATTTCTGGTATGCCAAGCATAAGATtttccctactttttttttttttttaaatcacaaattatttaatttttatagaaATTTATCActaattagaatcatagactttaaggtcagaatggaccattatgatcgtctagtctgacctcctgcacaacgcaggccacagaatctcacccacccactcctgtatcaaaccccgaACCTAtctctgagctactgaagtcctcaaatcgtggtttaaagacttcaaggtgcagagaatcctccagcaagtgatccttgccccacgctgcagaggaagatgaaaaacccccagggcctctaccaatctgccctggaggaaaattccttcccgaccctaaATAttgcgatcagctaaaccctgagcatgtgagcaagactcaccagccagacacccaggaaagattTCCCTggagtaactcagatcccaccccatctaatcccatcacaggccactgggcatatttactgctaatagtcaaagatcaattaattgccaaaattaggctatcccatcataccatccccttcataaacttatcaagcttaaataggtgttttgcccccacttctccccttagaaggctgttccagaacttcactcctctcatggttagaaaccttcatctaatttcaagtctaaacttcctgatggccagtttatatccatttgttcttgtgtccacattggtactgagcttaaataattcctctccctcctttggtCAGACAGGTTGAAGCTTGGAATTACTAGGGAGGTTCTCTCTCACCTTCAGAAGATTTATAAATGTCATACAGTACCTGGATATTGCTGCCTTTTCCATCACCTCCTGCTGGATTAAACCTGAAGTCTCTATGACGTCCAGAATTATAATACTCCACAGTTTGTCTGATTTGGGTCTCTGTAACACCACACTCTCATCTTCTAAGTGGCTGAGCCAAAACTCCAATGTTTCTTTAGGGAAATGGTTGACTTCTGAAATTATGTTAAGGGCTATTTGATGCTGCTCTTTTTCAACAGAACTGTAAGCTTTAACTGGCCCAAGTTTTCCAGCAATTATTGGCAGAATCGAAAAGCCCTCGGACACATCTAATACATACAAAGGGTCATGAGTTGTATATGAGGAATTCTTGTTTTGACGCTTTTCAAAGTTCATCTCTCTATCATGACCATCAACATCCATTGACAGAGATTCTCTCGTTGGGATCAAGGATGACAACACTTTGCCAATGGCAGCATTAAAGCATTCATGGTATGGCACATTGTTTAGAAGTGCAATTTCAGTGGATTCAAGCATGCATTCCTGCCGCATGCCATCCGATGTGCTAGTAGTCTGAAGACTAGCCAAAGCACTACATAGTTCAGCCTCATTGCCCGAAGCCAGTGTATTCTCCCTTTCAATGTCCATCCCATATTCTGAAGTCGAAACAGAAATCTTCTGGATCCTCAAGTAGCAATCTTTGCAGCATACTTCCATCATCACAGTGTCTCCAGGTTTCACAGAATAATCTTATCAAAAAAGTACAAAAAGGTACATTAATAACTTTCAGAAATTATAAGGGGAGTGTCCTACAAATGCCTAATCTGTGGTTTTAGGAAGCAAAACCCTACATTAGAGCTATTTTCCATTTACTATTAGGAAACTACTGACatagcaggaggaggagagaagagggacAGTGATGGGTGGGGAAAGGCTAAGTTAATAACGAAGTAAGGATTCCAAGGAATGCTCAGGGAGACTGAGGAAGAGAAATAAGGACTCTGCTATGGTTAGTGACGCATCATCCTCTTTCCCTAATATGTTCCCTTATCTCTGAAGCAAATTGATAGCATCCTTTTAAGACTAGTTACtatcaaataaacaaaatataaaaaagttaatAGTATTGCCATGGAAAATCCACATACCAGGAAGGCCCTGCACAGGGTAGACTGCTTGTTCCCAGCAAGTTTCCTCACTGGGACTTGTAGATAGACTGTGCTCATCATCAAGCTGTAGTACAAACCAGACCACAATAGCATCCAGCACGCCTCCTTGAGTGACAGGTATGCTGATCTTGCTAGGCTTCCTAGTTGCCAGGCTTTTCAATTCCTGACCAAGAtggtaaaaagagaaataaaacttgAGTACCTCTTTCTCCAAGAGTGATGGCTGACTAAAGTTGAGAATGGAATGCATGTCAGATTCCTTTTTACTGTTGGGAATGTAAGTTTAGAGCCTGTTTTTAGAATTAACCCCAGAAGCAGttagttttatttctgaatttcatACTTTGATGTGTAACCCTGCTCCCAACTGCTAGTGTGTcaatagtttttgtttgtttttaaaaagagaatgtcTGAATGACACTATTTGAGAACCAACAGTGGGCATGGGGGCGTGGGGAACAAGTGAGCTGCCAGTGTATGCAGAGACAACTCCACTTAAAGAGAGTTAAagagtctgctctacaaccttagctaccagtcagttggcATTTAGCTCATgtgatagaggctcatgcactaagctccagaggtccctggttcgatTCTGCCCgctgacgaccagggtctgtcggcattacacatacacacaaaataaacCTATTTGCATTGTCAAAACATAGATGTACAAAATGGTTTCcatagggaaaaaaaagtcattagTTGTTTGAATGGTGACTTATCCCACTCTCCCCTGCAACCATCTATGAGCAGCTCATTGTTAAGTGGTAATGTTTTGActttaaatataaaatctttCCTGTGTCATCCTCAACAATTCAAATGCACTCCTATAATTTTAGTTGAAATCTGATCAGTCACAACTCATTTATATATTGCAATTCTAGTGGTAAAAATTAGCCAATAGGTCAAGGGCAGATGGACAAACATGGAACACCACATTTAATAAATTTACATAGGGTATGTCTTTACTGCAGAGTTCCTCAGGGTCTTTCTGGATGTTGTCCCCATCTCTACTTCTGttcacacacaaaaccccctCACCCAAGTTAATTGATGCTTTCAACCTAGACTAGCTGACCTAACTGGGGCTCCAGCCAAGAGCTCAGGTGCCACTTTTACTCAAACTGGTAACCTGTCCACTTTGCAGTGAGAATGCAGCTAAATCACTTGAGCGCTGACAGTCCTCCAACAGCTTTCTTACAATTCCctcccagaaggacagacaagttcttctataattcactgggaaagaatcctgcAGCACAAGGAACCATGAGATATACCCCCAGAAGTCCTAATGATGCATACGGGTGAGTGCAGCCCCAGTGAGCACACATTAACTCAGATACGGCTTTGCAGTGTGGTTATTCACACCCAGCATAGGCTAACTTGGGTGCTCACACTCAGATAACTATCACCCAACCAAACTGCAATGAATAAATACCCTTAGAGACAAGCCAGATTTTTGGCTCTGCATCAGCTGCTCTacatgttttctgtttgtttttcttttcggATGTAAGACTGAAGAAATCATTACCTCCAGATTGTTGAAATCCACTGTCATGGCTTGAAAGGGTTCTGACAGTGGCATATAACCCCCAGGAACTCTACTGAGTTTTTCTGTGGTGTAAGGTTCAATAGTTTCCTCTGAGTTCACAGAAGCACGTGTTGGACTACAGAACTCCACCGTTTCTGCCAAATGCACACAGGCAACTTCTTGTATTCCCACCctaggaggggagcagggaggaagaaaACCACAAACAAGCCTAAATTAGACAAATCAAAGCTATACACAATCCTTCCCCTTGAACACTGAACATATTGAGTGCGTAGTGTGATAACAGTCATTGTTGGTAGTTGTTCCTGGAATATTAAACGTACACCTCTTTCAGGAGTTAGATACAGACCTAAAAGTTAATCAGTACCAGCTCAGTCACCCAACCATATAGAAATTCTGTTCATACTTTGCACAGCTGCTTAAGTTGGTGGTctcatttaaacacacacacacacacacacacacgtgttaagtgaatggaaaataaaaaatattccccTTTTGTTTAAACTGATCACATTTCTTTTCCTAAATCTGTCAAATGTGAGCTCCAAATCCTGTCAAGGTATAAACACACCTGTGATGTCTGCGTATCTCTTTGCATTCCACTGCCATCCCAAATACAATAGCACCTGCAGGAATAACTTGACCATAGTCTTCTGTGCCAATGTCTTGATTTTTaggctgtgaaaatgtaaataaataaaatggcacAATGAGATGAAGACCTATTTCTACTGGTACTGCTGAGTTTAAGTTTGTTATTTCTCTGTGTCATTCATTATTATCTCAAAAACTTTAATAAATATTATCAAGGCTAatgatgttttaattttttctttttaattgcagtCAATTCAATTTTTTGTGCAAATGTTGTGAAATACATTATGCCCCTTTTCCTGGAAAAACAGCCaattgtatattatatataatgaAGGACGAAAACTCTAAAAGCTGTTGTTATTTTCCCAATTTTTTCATTTCTCTCAGCATTTCAAATGCTCCTTTGATACTGTTGCATCCCCAGCTACCTTTTCTTTGCATACACTTTCATCACAAAAAAATGATGGCATATTAAAGGGTCACTCACTAAGAgatagtatttttgttttttcctaatgtatcTGCCTGAAGAATATCCCATTTTAAGTTCCAGGCGTAACTGTAAAGTAATATTTTTCCAAAACTCCTTATTTCTCAATAATGCCCATCTGTATTAAATATGAATTCTCAACTGAGTTTCTAATAAGTCATGCTCCCCAATGTGATTTTAGGAGTCTATCCCCTGCTTATTTTGCTTACTTCCCAGTAATTAATTTGATAGCTTcaatatgtgttttaaaaatactttacttTTACCGCCTATCTTTCAGCATTTGTTGTTTCTCTTGTATCAACTGCATACTTTTTCTCAAATATCTCTTTTCCATACTTATCTTGTTCTAGTCAAGTCTTTGTATTTTAGATGTAGGTTAGCTTTCTCTTTATtgtcttttttctctcttcacTGTCTCAATATAAACAAGCTGCTgatcaatatatatataaactcacTGAATGACAACATAGACATGGCAGAAAGACTGAATCGAAAGAAGGAACCTCATAAATGGTTCTTATGTTTTAGTACATCTAAAACTACCCTCTCATGGAGCTACACATAAGCTTTCGATTATTTACACACCAGTTGTGTGTGACAGCTCATTGTATTTTCTTGTGTAATTTTAAATCCTGTATTTGATCCTAACTTGAAGGAATACAAGTTAGCTAAAAACATGCAAAATGAATAAATCAAACTATTCCTGTTTTATAACACTGGAGGTCATCAATTTCAGTCTAATACAGCAGATAAAAAAC
This genomic interval carries:
- the PRMT9 gene encoding protein arginine N-methyltransferase 9, which gives rise to MELIFFKMANSNAKSHRGHRGGQEAGRRELVSRSLQSAQHCLEDQDFGTAYAHYLLVLNLAPELKNDVRETFQFTLFKWAEELASLARIQDLFNCYEQALELFPNDEIICNSMGEHLFRMGFRDEAAGYFHKALKLNPDFADAKENFYRVANWLVERWHFIMLNDINRNLIYQKAIEKVVRSGCRAVLDIGAGTGILSMFAKKAGAPCVYACELSKTMYELACDVVAANNMEGEIKLLHMKSLDIEIPKHIPERVSLVVTETVDAGLFGEGIVESLIHAWEHLLLQPKPKNQDIGTEDYGQVIPAGAIVFGMAVECKEIRRHHRVGIQEVACVHLAETVEFCSPTRASVNSEETIEPYTTEKLSRVPGGYMPLSEPFQAMTVDFNNLEELKSLATRKPSKISIPVTQGGVLDAIVVWFVLQLDDEHSLSTSPSEETCWEQAVYPVQGLPDYSVKPGDTVMMEVCCKDCYLRIQKISVSTSEYGMDIERENTLASGNEAELCSALASLQTTSTSDGMRQECMLESTEIALLNNVPYHECFNAAIGKVLSSLIPTRESLSMDVDGHDREMNFEKRQNKNSSYTTHDPLYVLDVSEGFSILPIIAGKLGPVKAYSSVEKEQHQIALNIISEVNHFPKETLEFWLSHLEDESVVLQRPKSDKLWSIIILDVIETSGLIQQEVMEKAAISRCLLHSGGKIFPQYVVMYGMLVESQSLVLESAVQGTEPTLGFNIAPFINQFKVPVRVFLDLATLPCVPLSKPADLLRLDLMNPYLNSSNREVKVQVSKSGHVTAIPFWYHVHLDEDIYLDTSSDSSHWKQAAVVLDKPIQVQLGDELVLNIQHYKSNVSITVKQ